The following proteins come from a genomic window of Ilumatobacter coccineus YM16-304:
- a CDS encoding acyl-[acyl-carrier-protein] thioesterase encodes MPELPAVELLPLPSAGRVYTDRRKVRLGDVDRRGRLRLDATARYLQDIATDDASDADLDRRFGWLVRRTLIETTTPAMLGETVDVATWCTGLGRSWAERRSSISGERGARIDTVSLWVQIDVATGKPSRVVDDFRSAYGQAAAGRTVSARLSVPPPDGDERREPWTIRRTDLDPFEHVNNAANWEFVEHAAALDESGRVGRAEMEYLQPVVLADDVAVCGPADGGAGNYHLVRGDDVLSAARWTPS; translated from the coding sequence GTGCCGGAACTCCCCGCTGTCGAACTCCTGCCCCTCCCGTCCGCCGGTCGCGTGTACACCGATCGGCGCAAGGTTCGACTCGGCGACGTCGATCGGCGGGGCCGCCTCCGCCTCGATGCCACGGCGCGCTACCTGCAGGACATCGCCACCGACGACGCCTCCGACGCCGATCTCGACCGCCGGTTCGGCTGGCTCGTGCGCCGCACACTGATCGAGACGACCACCCCGGCGATGCTCGGCGAGACCGTCGATGTCGCCACCTGGTGCACCGGTCTCGGTCGGAGTTGGGCCGAGCGCCGCAGTTCGATCTCGGGTGAACGCGGTGCTCGTATCGACACGGTGAGCCTCTGGGTGCAGATCGACGTCGCCACCGGCAAGCCGTCACGTGTCGTCGACGACTTCCGGTCGGCGTATGGCCAGGCCGCAGCGGGTCGCACCGTGTCGGCGCGTCTGTCGGTGCCCCCACCCGACGGCGACGAGCGGCGGGAGCCGTGGACGATCCGGCGGACGGATCTCGATCCGTTCGAACACGTCAACAACGCGGCGAACTGGGAGTTCGTCGAGCACGCGGCAGCGCTCGACGAGAGCGGCCGCGTCGGCCGTGCCGAGATGGAGTATCTGCAACCCGTGGTGCTCGCCGACGACGTCGCCGTGTGCGGTCCGGCCGACGGGGGAGCCGGCAACTATCACCTGGTACGGGGAGACGATGTGCTCTCGGCCGCTCGGTGGACGCCGAGCTGA
- a CDS encoding S9 family peptidase yields MSEPTKSAHTRIAERLIDQRAQVVGVAVSPDGSRVASVVATTSLEHNTTYTKVWIDGSPVTGGEHDGNPTWSPDGRFLAFTSRRGEKKGDSTLHVLPVAEPGETRQVCTMPDGLGDVAWSPDGAWIAFTSRTRDERYTKPDASWQSPRKVERLFSRLNGEDWVFDRPNHVYVVAADGTSGVRNLTPGEFQHSGIDWLPDSSAVVTAASRHDTWDTDLATDIYLVPIDADEHPESIRSLTAHDGEYGSPSVSPDGTSVAFIGHSDLLTLPVNAHIGIIPIGDTPVSANDITWASSALDRTFYSTLGTRNPVWEGSSTLLAVAEDRGDTHLYRIAADGSAAPDPLTSGPLGVATFDAAGGTLATVETTIDRPGELFVDGERRSNVTARLTPRLLPWEKFTVPTADGADEIDAWIMRPADFDESSTYPVLLNVHGGPFTQYGEYFFDEAQAQAAAGFVVVLGNPRGGSGRHTEWGQAILGPKHPIAPGTGWGSVDVDDVLSIIDGALDRYAFCDRDRVGMLGGSYGGFMATWLAANHGDRFRAFCSERAVNNLLSEEWSSDIATAFKTEHGPSHIDDPQVYTDHSPIEKVRNIDKPMLLIHSEEDWRCPIVQAEELWIALKLLGREVDFYRFPGENHELSRSGSPVHRVQRFEIILDWFADKLAAH; encoded by the coding sequence ATGAGCGAGCCCACGAAGTCAGCGCACACCCGGATCGCAGAGCGACTGATCGATCAGCGAGCCCAAGTCGTCGGTGTGGCGGTGTCGCCCGACGGCAGCCGAGTGGCATCCGTCGTCGCGACGACGAGCCTCGAGCACAACACCACGTACACGAAGGTGTGGATCGACGGCTCACCCGTCACCGGTGGCGAGCACGACGGCAACCCGACCTGGTCGCCCGACGGACGGTTCCTCGCGTTCACGTCTCGTCGCGGCGAGAAGAAGGGCGACTCCACGCTCCACGTCCTGCCGGTCGCCGAGCCGGGCGAGACCCGGCAGGTGTGCACGATGCCCGATGGGCTCGGCGACGTCGCCTGGTCGCCCGACGGCGCCTGGATCGCCTTCACCAGTCGCACTCGCGACGAGCGCTACACCAAGCCCGACGCGTCGTGGCAGTCACCGCGGAAGGTCGAGCGGTTGTTCAGTCGCCTCAACGGCGAGGACTGGGTGTTCGACCGCCCCAACCACGTGTACGTGGTGGCCGCCGACGGCACGAGCGGCGTGCGCAACCTGACGCCCGGCGAGTTCCAGCACAGCGGTATCGACTGGCTTCCCGACTCATCGGCCGTCGTCACGGCCGCATCACGCCACGACACGTGGGACACCGACCTGGCCACCGACATCTACCTCGTTCCGATCGACGCCGACGAACACCCCGAGTCGATCCGCTCGCTCACCGCCCACGACGGCGAGTACGGATCGCCGAGCGTGTCGCCCGACGGCACGAGCGTCGCGTTCATCGGCCACAGTGACCTGCTCACGCTGCCGGTCAACGCGCACATCGGCATCATCCCGATCGGCGACACCCCGGTGTCCGCGAACGACATCACCTGGGCCTCGTCGGCGCTCGATCGCACCTTCTACAGCACCCTCGGCACGCGGAATCCGGTGTGGGAAGGCTCGTCGACGCTGCTGGCCGTCGCCGAAGACCGCGGCGACACCCACCTCTACCGCATCGCCGCCGACGGCAGTGCCGCTCCCGACCCGCTCACGTCCGGCCCGCTCGGCGTTGCGACGTTCGACGCTGCCGGGGGCACGCTCGCCACCGTCGAGACCACGATCGACCGGCCCGGGGAACTCTTCGTCGACGGCGAGCGTCGGTCGAACGTGACCGCCCGGCTCACACCACGTCTGCTGCCGTGGGAGAAGTTCACGGTGCCGACCGCCGACGGCGCCGACGAGATCGACGCGTGGATCATGCGCCCGGCCGACTTCGACGAGTCGTCGACCTATCCCGTGCTCCTCAACGTCCACGGCGGACCGTTCACCCAGTACGGCGAGTACTTCTTCGACGAGGCGCAAGCGCAGGCGGCGGCCGGTTTCGTCGTCGTGCTCGGCAACCCTCGGGGCGGCAGCGGCCGGCACACCGAGTGGGGTCAGGCCATCCTCGGCCCGAAGCATCCGATCGCTCCGGGCACCGGTTGGGGCAGCGTCGACGTCGACGACGTATTGTCGATCATCGACGGAGCGCTCGACCGCTATGCGTTCTGCGATCGTGACCGAGTGGGCATGCTCGGCGGGTCGTACGGCGGGTTCATGGCCACCTGGCTCGCGGCCAATCACGGCGACCGGTTCCGCGCCTTCTGTTCCGAACGAGCGGTCAACAACCTGCTGTCGGAAGAGTGGTCGAGCGACATCGCCACCGCGTTCAAGACCGAACACGGACCGAGTCACATCGACGACCCGCAGGTCTACACCGACCACTCGCCGATCGAGAAGGTCCGCAACATCGACAAGCCGATGCTGCTCATCCACAGCGAGGAGGACTGGCGCTGCCCGATCGTCCAGGCCGAGGAGCTGTGGATCGCGTTGAAGCTGCTCGGACGCGAGGTCGACTTCTACCGATTCCCTGGCGAGAACCACGAGCTGTCGCGCAGCGGCTCCCCG